The proteins below come from a single Panicum hallii strain FIL2 chromosome 7, PHallii_v3.1, whole genome shotgun sequence genomic window:
- the LOC112899174 gene encoding copper-transporting ATPase HMA5-like, which yields MGATTRALFLSCFHGGGGGSEVSRRLALRPRYPSMPRRPKGAAVAGGGGGGGDLEAAAGGESEEEEKVAVFSVSGMTCAACAGSVEKAVKRLPGIHDAAVDVLGGRAQVVFYPAFVSENKITEAIEDAGFEAKLIDEEVMEKNILLCRLHIKGMACKYCTSTVQFVLQASPGVQRASVALATEEAEIRYDRRIVSASQLIQVVEETGFEAILLTTGEDWSRIDLKMDGVLDERSLMIVKSSVQALPGVENIKLDTKLHKVTISYKPEQTGPRDLIEVIESATSGLVNASIYLEADGRDQHRYVEIKRYRQSFLWSLIFTIPVFLTSMVFMYIPWLKAGLERKVFNMMSTGELLRWILSTPVQFVIGRKFYAGAYKAMCRGSPNMDVLIALGTNTAYFYSVYSVLQAATSANYMSTDFFETSSMLISFILLGKYLEILAKGKTSEAIAKLMDLAPETAILLMYDHEGNVVGEKEIDSRLIQKNDVIKVVPGGKVASDGFVIWGQSHVNESMITGESRPVAKRKGDTVIGGTVNENGVLHVRATFVGSESALAQIVRLVESAQMAKAPVQKFADQISRVFVPLVILFSLLTWLAWFVAGRLHSYPNSWIPPSMDSFQLALQFGISVMVIACPCALGLATPTAVMVATGVGASQGVLIKGGQALESAQKVDCIVFDKTGTLTIGKPVVVDTRLLKNMVLREFYDYAAAAEINSEHPLAKAIVEHAKKLHPEENHIWPEARDFISVTGHGVKAEVSDKSVIVGNKSFMLSSDIDIPSEALEILMEEEEKARTGIIVAMDREVVGVISVSDPIKPNAHEVISYLKSMKVESIMVTGDNWGTANAISKEVGIEKIIAEAKPEQKAEMVKELQMSGRTVAMVGDGINDSPALVSADVGLAIGAGTDVAIEAADIVLMKSNLEDVITAIDLSRKTFFRIRMNYVWALGYNVIGIPIAAGVLFPSTGFRLPPWIAGAAMAASSVSVVCWSLLLRYYKSPKIVSS from the exons ATGGGGGCGACTACCCGAGCCCTGTTCCTCTCCTGCTTCcacggaggtggcggcggctccGAGGTGAGCCGCCGCCTTGCGCTGCGCCCGCGGTACCCGTCAATGCCGCGGCGGCCGAAGGGGGCGGCggttgctggcggcggcggaggaggaggcgatctggaggccgcggcgggtggggagagcgaggaggaggagaaggtggCGGTGTTCTCCGTGTCCGGGATGACGTGCGCCGCGTGCGCGGGGTCGGTGGAGAAGGCCGTGAAGCGGCTCCCGGGCATCCACGACGCCGCCGTCGACGTCCTCGGGGGCCGCGCGCAGGTCGTCTTCTACCCGGCCTTCGTCTCG GAGAACAAAATTACAGAAGCCATCGAGGATGCTGGTTTTGAAGCTAAGTTGATTGATGAGGAAGTCATGGAAAAGAACATTCTACTATGCAGGCTACATATAAAAGGAATGGCCTGCAAGTATTGCACAAGCACAGTTCAATTTGTCTTGCAAGCTTCCCCTGGGGTTCAAAGAGCTTCAGTTGCACTGGCTACTGAAGAGGCAGAGATCCGTTATGATCGCAGGATTGTTTCTGCTAGCCAGCTAATCCAAGTAGTGGAAGAAACTGGCTTTGAAGCGATACTACTCACCACAGGAGAAGATTGGAGCAGGATAGACCTCAAAATGGACGGTGTTCTTGATGAGAGGTCGTTAATGATCGTGAAAAGCTCTGTACAGGCCCTTCCTGGTGTGGAAAACATTAAACTCGACACTAAATTACACAAGGTCACCATCTCATACAAGCCTGAACAGACAGGTCCCCGAGACCTCATCGAGGTCATCGAGTCAGCTACATCTGGTCTTGTCAATGCATCAATATATCTGGAAGCAGATGGAAGGGACCAGCATAGGTATGTGGAAATCAAACGATACAGGCAGTCTTTCTTGTGGAGCTTAATATTTACCATTCCAGTTTTTCTCACCTCCATGGTGTTCATGTACATCCCTTGGTTGAAGGCTGGACTGGAAAGAAAGGTTTTCAACATGATGAGCACCGGTGAACTATTGCGGTGGATTTTATCAACACCAGTCCAATTTGTTATTGGTCGCAAATTCTATGCTGGTGCTTACAAGGCAATGTGCCGTGGCTCACCGAACATGGATGTGCTTATTGCTCTAGGGACGAACACAGCTTACTTCTATTCAGTTTACTCAGTTCTTCAAGCAGCTACCTCTGCGAATTACATGTCAACTGATTTCTTTGAGACTAGTTCCATGCTCATATCATTTATCCTTCTTGGAAAGTACCTTGAGATCTTGGCAAAAGGAAAGACCTCCGAAGCTATCGCCAAGCTGATGGATCTTGCGCCGGAAACTGCAATACTGTTAATGTATGATCATGAAGGAAATGTGGTAGGAGAGAAGGAGATTGACAGCAGATTGATTCAGAAAAATGATGTGATCAAAGTAGTCCCAGGTGGAAAAGTTGCTTCCGATGGCTTTGTTATATGGGGCCAGAGCCATGTGAATGAAAGCATGATTACTGGAGAATCACGGCCAGTAGCAAAGAGGAAGGGTGACACTGTAATTGGAGGAACAGTGAATGAGAATGGTGTGCTCCATGTACGGGCAACATTTGTCGGATCAGAGAGTGCGCTGGCACAAATTGTAAGACTTGTAGAATCAGCCCAAATGGCAAAAGCTCCTGTCCAGAAGTTTGCTGATCAGATATCTAGAGTCTTTGTCCCCCTG GTGATTCTTTTTTCTTTGCTTACTTGGCTCGCATGGTTCGTGGCCGGGAGGCTCCATAGCTACCCTAACTCATGGATACCACCATCCATGGATAGTTTTCAGCTAGCTCTTCAGTTTGGGATATCGGTTATGGTGATTGCCTGTCCTTGCGCCCTAGGACTTGCAACTCCAACTGCCGTGATGGTTGCAACTGGAGTTGGTGCCTCGCAAGGCGTTCTGATCAAGGGTGGGCAGGCTCTGGAGAGTGCACAGAAG GTCGACTGCATCGTTTTTGACAAGACAGGGACACTAACCATTGGGAAGCCTGTCGTTGTTGACACAAGGCTTCTCAAAAACATGGTCTTGCGTGAATTCTATGACTATGCTGCTGCAGCAGAG ATAAACAGTGAGCACCCACTGGCTAAAGCGATAGTGGAGCATGCCAAAAAGTTGCATCCAGAAGAAAACCACATTTGGCCTGAAGCAAGGGATTTCATTTCAGTAACTGGGCATGGTGTCAAGGCAGAAGTTAGTGACAAGAGTGTCATTGTGGGCAACAAGAGCTTTATGTTGTCATCCGACATTGATATTCCCTCAGAAGCTTTGGAAATACTcatggaagaagaggagaaggcAAGGACAGGGATTATTGTGGCTATGGATCGAGAAGTTGTGGGCGTAATCTCTGTGTCTGACCCGATCAAACCAAATGCCCATGAAGTGATATCATACCTCAAGTCCATGAAAGTCGAGAGTATAATGGTGACCGGTGACAACTGGGGGACAGCTAATGCTATCAGCAAAGAGGTTGGGATCGAAAAGATCATTGCCGAAGCGAAACCAGAGCAGAAGGCTGAGATGGTGAAGGAGCTTCAG ATGTCTGGACGAACCGTGGCGATGGTTGGTGATGGAATCAATGACTCCCCAGCACTCGTGTCAGCTGACGTGGGTCTGGCGATCGGCGCGGGAACAGATGTCGCCATTGAAGCTGCCGACATTGTCCTCATGAAGAGCAACCTGGAGGATGTGATCACTGCCATCGATCTGTCCAGGAAAACCTTCTTCCGCATACGGATGAACTACGTCTGGGCGCTCGGCTACAACGTAATTGGCATACCAATTGCTGCAGGGGTGCTGTTCCCGTCCACCGGGTTCCGCTTGCCGCCGTGGATTGCCGGCGCTGCAATGGCGGCCTCGTCTGTCAGTGTCGTCTGTTGGTCCCTGCTACTGAGGTACTACAAGAGTCCAAAGATTGTTAGCAGTTGA